The Liolophura sinensis isolate JHLJ2023 chromosome 6, CUHK_Ljap_v2, whole genome shotgun sequence genomic sequence gtgggcttccccaggtttcctcccaccataatgctggccatcatcatataagggaaatattcttgagcacagcgtaaaacaccattctaataaataaatacaccagaCGCCTcccaaagtcaaaatattcaCACACCAGctcaaagacaccagaaatcTCCGATAGTCAAAGTATCCAGATACAATGTCACAGACATCAGGCAACTCCCAGAATCAAAGTATCCAGATATTAGTCTATGTCACAGAcgtcatccccccccccccaattcaAAGTATCCAGATATTAGTCTATGTCATAGATATCAGCCCCCCCCCCTACATCAAAGTATCCTGATATTAGTCTATGTCATAGACATTAGCCCCTGCCAAAGCAAAGTATCCAGATATTAGCCTGTCATAGACATCAGCCACCCACAGATCAAATTATCCAGATATTAGTCTATGCTATAGACATCAGCCCCCCAAAGCAAAGTATCCAGATATTAGCCTGTCACAGACATCAGCCCCTGCCAAAGCAAAGTATCCAGATATTAGCCTGTCATAGACATCAGCCACCCACAAATCAAATTATCCAGATATTAGTCTATGCTATAGATATCAGCCTCCCACAAAGCAAAGTATCCAGATATTAGTCTATGTCATAGACATCAGCCCCCTCAAATCAAAGTATCCAGATATTAGCCTGTCATAGACATCAGTCCCCCCCCCATCAAAGTATCCAGATATTAACCTATGTTATAGATATCAGCCCCTCCCAAATCAAAGTATCCGGATATTAATCTATGTCATAGACATCAGCCCCCTCACAAATCAAAGTATGCCGATATTAGTCTATGTCATAGAtatcagccccccccccccaaatcaAAGTATCCAGATATTAGCCTGTCATAGATATCAGCCTCCCACAAATCAAAGTATCCAGGTATTAGTCTATGTCACAGACATCCCCCCAAATCAAAGTATCCAGATATTAGTTTATGTCATAGACATCAGCTCCCCCTCAAATCAAAGTGTCCAGATAATAGCCTGTCATAGACATCAGCCCCCCCACAAATCCCCCAAATTCAAGTATCCAGATATTAGTCCCCCCAAATCAAAGTATCCAGATATTAGTCTATGTCATAGAcatcagcccccccccccaccaaatcAAAGTATGCTGATATTAGTCTATGTCATAAACATCACCCCAAATCAAAGTATCCAGATATTAGTCTATGTCATAGACATCAGCTCCCCTTCAAATCAAAGTTTCCAGATATTAGTCTATCATAGACATCAGCCCCCACAAATCAAAGTATCGAGATATTAGTCTATCATAGATATCAGACCCCTCTCCCAGAATCAAAGTATCCAGATAATAGTCTGTGTCACAGACATCAGATCTTCTCCTGAAGCATCAAAGGATCCAGATACTAGTCCATGTCATAGACATCAgactccaccccacccccccaaccaGAATCAAAGTATCCTGATATTAGTCCATGTCATAGACATCAGACCCCTCCCCCCCTTCAAGAATCAAAGTATCCAGATATTAGTCTGTCACAGACATCAGACCTCCCCCGCCAGAATCAAAGTATCCAGATATTAACCTATGTCATAGATATCAGCCCCCTCCCAATCAAAGTATGCTGATGTTAGTCTATGTCATAGACATCagccccccccaccccacccccccaaatCAAAGTATCAAGATATTAGTCTGTCAAAGATATCAGACCTCCCCCACCAGAATCAAAGTATCCAGATATTAACCTATGTCACAGATAtcagccccccccccaccagaATCAAAGTATCCAGATATTAGTCTGTCAAAGATATCAGACCCCTCCCCCAGAACGAAAGTATCCAGATAATAGTCTGTGTCACAGACATCAGATCTTTTCCCGAAGAATCAAAGGATCCAGATACTGGTCCATGTCACAGACATCAGAACCTCCCCACCTCCCAAGAATCAAAGTATCCAGATAATAGTCTTTGTCATAGACATCAGAtatccacccccaccccaccccaccgcCGCCACAATCAAACTATCCAGATATTAGCCAAGGTCACAGCCATCAGTGCCGCACCGCTCCTCCTCCCTTACCCCAGTATCAAAGTATCcagatactacatgtatgatgtcatgGACACCAGACGTCCCTTTAGAGTCCAAGTATCCTgacaccatgccaaagacatcgGACACCTCGTAAAATATCCAAATACTATGTCATGGACACCAGACAACTCTCAGAGTGAAAGTATCCTGCCACGTGACCCTTCCCATTCAAAATATCTAGACACCAtctcaaagacaccagacacctaCCGGTATTCAATAATAACCTTTTTCCTAGTACCTCCATCACTTACCTTCTGTTCTGGCACCTACATCACTTCTCTATTCTGGCACAACAATCACTTATCTTCTCTGTTCGGGCACCTCCATCACTAATCTATTCTGGCACCTCCATCACTTCTCCTCTCCTCTGCCACCTCCATCACTTATCTTCTCTCTTCTGGCACCTTCATCACTTATCTATTCCGGCACCTCCATCACTTCTCCTCTCCTCTGCCACCTCCATCACTTATCTTCTCTCTTCTGGTACCTCAATAATTTACCTTCTGTTGTGTCACCTCCATCACCTCTCTATTATGGCACAAGTATCACTTATCTTCTTTGTTCAGGCACCCATTCAAAGTATCCAAATGTTCCCGCCCCTTCCATTTTCCCATAAATGCTCCCATAATAGCGCGGTATACACCATCTATGTACTTACGAAATAGGGATCTTCTATAATGTCTGATTTTCCTCTTGGATCATATTTTCCCAGAAGTAGAATTTCAGATGGACTCCCTTTCGGTTTAACTCTCTTCAAATCTCTGGTCACAACATATGCAGAATAAAAATTAGTATTGGTATCAAATGTAAGTTCACACAACTTCACATGTTCATAATGTTGTCACTAGCAATTAAACAAAATCAACTTAACAAATTAAAAGCAAACCACTAAATTCAATATGGATTTTGAATTATGCATTTGGCTGCCCTGctcacctgtaggagacacatgaattcAAACTTCAGCTCAGTACATAAAGTaatgaaatcgtgaatttggtcaCTTACGCTAATTCATATGCACACAGCgcatggaacatcccccttgtgtcattgtgctttatatgcatgtaaggtcaatacatgctgtatttttttcagatatcacctataacattttgtttaacgttAATTCTGcaacacaatacactaagtcaggaatttacagtatttaatacgCACACACCGAATCAACAAAGGAATATgcccctcgtgttattgtgctctacgtgtggaatatccccctcgtgttattgtgctctacatgtatggaatatccccctcgtgttattgtgctctacatgtgtggaatATGCCCCTCGTgtcattgtgctctacatgtgtggaatatgcccctcgtgttattgtgctctacgtGTGGAATATgcccctcgtgttattgtgctctacatgtgtggaatatctcccttgtgttattgtgctctacatgtgtggaatatcccccttgtgttattgtgctctacatgtgtggaatatcccccttgtgttattgtgctctacatgtgtggaatatccccctcgtgttattgtgctctacatgtgtggaatatccccctcgtgttattgtgctctacatgtgtggaatatgcccctcgtgttattgtgctctacatgtgtggaatatgcccctcgtgttattgtgctctacatgtgtggaacatgcccctcgtgttattgtgctctacatgtgtggaatatcccccttgtgttattgtgctctacatgtgtggaatatctcccttgtgttattgtgctctacatgtgtggaatatgcccctcgtgttattgtgctctacatgtgtggaatatccccctcgtgttattgtgctctacatgtgtggaatatccccctcgtgttattgtgctctacatgtgtggaatatccccctcgtatTATTGTGCTCTACGTGTGGAATATgtcccttgtgttattgtgctctacatgtgtggaatATCCCCcccgtgttattgtgctctacatgtgtggaatatccccctcgtgttattgtgctctacatgtgtggaatatccccctcgtgttattgagctctacatgtgtggaatatccccctcgtgttattgtgctctacatgtgtggaatATCCCCcccgtgttattgtgctctacatgtgtggaatatctcccttgtgttattgtgctctacatgtgtggaatatgcccctcgtgttattgtcctctacatgtgtggaatatccccctcgtgttattgtgctctacatgtgtggactatccccctcgtgttattgtgctctacatgtgtggaatatccccctcgtgttattgtgatctacatgtatggactatccccctcatgttattgtgctctacatgtgtggaatatccccctcacgttattgtgctctacatgtgtggaatatccccctcgtgttattgtgctctacatgtgtgcaagccCTGAGCTGAATACATTTTGTTTAGCATGGTTTTACCTGTTACTGGACGCCGACGCTGAGGGTATGCATAAGtcacacctgtacaatgtaataCTCACTGTATGTTCTCCTTATCcattccaaaaatatatttaaacttggTGAAATCTTCAGCAGTGATCTGAAATGGAACATAATTATATGAAGTAACTGCCCGAGTGCACGTTATGTCTGATATCTTCATTCTAATTATGAAGTTTACGGATCTTGCTTATGTCACATATACCACTATCTGAGTGGTCCACATTAAATGACTTAGATGATCCCCTGGAGGTGGATCCTGGACACCCAATACATAATCCTGACAAACATCCTCATACCCAGCTTGGATGAGAAAGGGCAGAGAGGACAGAACATCCTCATACCCAGCTTGGATGAGAAAGGCTAGAGAGGACAGAACATCCTCATACCCAGCTTGGATGAGAAAGGCCAGAGAGGACAGAACATCCTCATACCCAGCTAGGATGAGAAAGGCTAGAGAGGACAGAACATCCTCATATCCAGCTTGGATGAGAAAGGCCAGAGAGGACAGAACATCCTCATACCCAGCTTGGATAAGAAAGGCTAGAGAGGACAGAACATCCTCATATCCAGCTTGGATGAGAAAGGCCAGAGAGGACAGAACATCCTCATACCCAGCTTGGATGAGAAAGGCTAGAGAGGACAGAACTGACACTCACCTAAAATTTCaagctttttcttttgtatCTCTATGACAACACAGTACATGGACTAATGTCTAAAACCACTTTTTGTTCAATCTGTAAGTATTCCATGTCATTATTTGTACAATGCGGACATGAGTTGAAAACAGCCACTTTTGATATGTGTATTAAGGTGTGGTTTTCTAGTAGTTAAGTTGACAAGGAAACTACACAACATGGCTGGCAGGAAAACCCTCACCTGTGTAAGCTTGCTTACACTGTAATTCTTACTAAACATtagttttaagaaaaaaaagactttttcacacaaacacagttaaaatatttgtatCAATATGTATGTCGACAACTCCCTAGAGTCTTTGGCACTTTGCTAACattaagaaaaacataaataaataggagTGTATGATTACTATGTCATCAACATGCAGGATAAGGTGGCTGAACTTCTGTTGTCTGACCTCAAGCCTAATGTTGATATTATTGCTAACATTCAGCTCACACCTTGTCTACATCATTTTTAAAACTCATGTTTACAAAATCACATGCAAAGCTGAAAATGATAAATGGTGTAGTCATGAAATTTAAGATGATGGAACACACATATCTTAATTGACCTCAGAGTTATAAAATCTGCTTGGTTCTGCAGATCTCACAGGAATTTCTCTGCGCAAATTTAATTACTGATCTGTTGTACAAGTGGTCAAGAGATTTTGCCCAATTAATGGGCAATGCCAGAGAACAATTATTGGCATTTCCTCTTACTAAACTAATGAGCTggcatttgtacataaaactgcAAAGGGTTCGTACGCTCTCTGTGTTTACATGCCTGACAAAGTTCTCACACAGCTAATGATAATATTTCATTAACACTGGTGGAGTATTTGTCCCAGCCGaatgtgttgtagttgttgtccCTGAGTGTGCCAGTTAGGACACAGTTTAGGATAAGACAAGTTAGCCATGGTGGACACGTGGAGGCAAATCTCTGAGGAGAACTACAGCATGCAATCTCTACAAAGTGGTAAGTTAATCAGCTTCTTGTTAGGGCTGACAAATGCTCCAGTAAATGTTTACACTTACATCCTCATACATCAGTGTACAGTACGCGAGGGTGTTTCCCGTCAATGTCAACAAGTCACTTCACTCTTTCGTTACCGTGACATCTCAACACcaaaattcatttcaaaatgtttccgTCCTACTTTACATAATAATTAGGCTTCAATAATAATCTTTTTTCTAGCACCTTCATCACTTGCCTTCTGTTCTGTCACCTCCATCACTTCACTAGTCTGGCTCAGCTATCACTTATTTTCTCTATTCTGCCACCTTCATCACTTATCTATTCTGGCACCTCCACCACTTCTCTATTCTGGCACCTCCACCACTTCTCTATTCCGCCACCTTCATCACTTATCTATTCTGGCACCTTCACCACTTCTCTATTCTGACGCCTCCATCACTTCTCTATTCTGGCACCTCCACCACTTCTCTATTCCGGCACCTCCATCACTTATCTTTTCTGGCACCTCCACCACTTCTCTATTCTGACACCTCCATCACTTATCTATTCTGGCACCTCCATCACTTATCTATTCTGGCACCTCCACCACTTCACTATTCTGACACCTCCATCACTTATCTATTCTGGCACCTCCACCACTTCTCTATTCTGACACCTCCATCACTTATCTATTCTGGCACCTCCATCAATTCTCCTCTCCTCTGCCACCTCCATCACTTATCTTCTCTCTTCTGACACCTTCATCACTTATCTATTCTGGCACCTCCACCACTTCTCTATTCTGGCACCTTCACCACTTCTCTATTCTGACACCTCCATTACTTATATATTCTGGCACCTCCACCACTTCTCTATTCTGACACCTCCTTCACTTATCTATTCTGGCACCTCCGCCACTTCTCTATTCTGAGACCTCCATCACTTATCTATTGTGGCACCTCCACCACTTCTCTATTCTGCCACCTCCATCACTTATCTATTCTGACACCTCCATCACTTATCTATTCTCAAACCTCCATCACTTATCTATTGTGGCACCTCCATCACTTATCTATTCTCGCACCTCCATTCTGACACCTCCATCACTTATCTATTCTGGCACCTACACCACTGAACTATTCTGCCACTTACGTTACTTATCTTCTCTCTTCTGGCACCTTCATCACTTATCTATTCTGGCACCTCCACCACTTCTCCATTCTGGCACCTCCACCACTTCTCTATTCTGACACCTCCATCACTTATCTATTCTGGCACCTCCACCACTTCTCTATTCTGACACCTCCATCACTTATCTATTCTGGCACCTCCACCACTTCTCTATTCTGAGACCTCCATCACTTATCTATTGTGGCACCTCCACCACTTCTCTATTCTGCCACCTCCATCACTTATCTATTCTGACATCTCCATCACTTATCTATTCTCAAACCTCCATCACTTATCTATTCTCAGACCTCCATCACTTATCTATTGTGGCACCTCCATCACTTATCTATTCTCGCACCTCCATTCTGACACCTCCATCACTTATCTATTCTGGCACCTACACCACTGAACTATTCTGCCACTTACGTCACTTATCTATTCTCGCACCTTCATCACTTATCTATTTCTCGCACCTCCATTCTGACACCTCCATCACTTATCTATTCTGGCGCCTCCATCACTTATCTATTCTGGCACCTCCATTCTGACACCTCCATCACTTATCTAATCTGGCACCTCCATCACTGAACTATTCTGGTActgggggcctccttggctcagttggttagtgtgctagtgcagcgtaatgacccaggagtctctcaccaaagcggtcactctgagttcaagtccagcccatgctggcttcctctccgactgtaagtgggaaggtctgacaacaacctgcggtgGGCCTGGGTTTCCCtgggtttcctcctatcataatgctggccgccgtcgtataagtgaaatattcttgagtacgacgtaaaacacaaatcaaataaataaataaaatattctggtACCCCCATCACCACATCTTTTGTGGCACTTCCATCACTTTATCTTCAAATTAGGAGCTTTTACCACTTATCATAAGTTCTAGCACCCCTATCATTTACTGTCTATTCTAGCACCTCCACACTTACCTTTTATTCTGTCATCTCCATTACGCATGTTCTGTAATCTAATCCCTCAGCCAATACTCTTTAGTCTATTCAGTACTTGCCCACCCCTTACCAGTGGCTGTGTAATCCAtctttacacacatgtacttgtgtagcTGTATGATTCATGCTTACCTGTCTAGCTGTATGATTCATGCTTACCTGTCTACCGGTATGATCCATGCTTACCTGTCTAGCTGTATGATCCATGCTTACCTGTCTAGCTGTATGATTCATGCTTGCCTGTCTAGCTATATGATTCATGCTTACCGATCTAGCTGTATGATTCATGCTTACCTGCCTAGCTGTATGATCCATGCTTACCTGTCTAGCTGTATGATCCATGCTTACCTGTCTACCCGTATGATCCATACTTACTGATCTAGCTGTATGATCCTTGCTTACCTGTCTAGCTGTATGATCCATGATTACCCGTCTAGCTGTATGATCCTTGCTTACCTGTCTAGCTGTATGATTCATGCTTACCTGTTTAACTGTATGATCCATGCTTACCGATCTAGCAGAATGATTCATGCTTACCTGTCTAGCTGTATGATCCATGCTTACCTGTCTAGCTGTATGATCCATGCTTACCTGTCTAGCTGTATGATCCATGCTCAGGCCATGTTTCTTCATCACCGCGATTGCTCTATCATCTGGAGGATTACCTATCTGGTATGTGGATGTAGCTGCACTGTCTACCAGCCACTGAAAAGGCACAGCACCATATCAGGGCAAAACCAGCCATATCAACAAATGATACCAGATACAGTTCATGTACCCGTATATGCAAACTAACACTGTGTTAAGTACCAGGTAAAATATTGATctgtatttaataaaaatgtGATGAGAAGGGCATAGCTAGAGCACTCAGCTACgtgtatattgtacataacaGCTGTATTAAGTCTTTAATAAGATCACCTGTGTATTATACAAATCAGACTTTTCAGGCAGGGAAGTCTCCacgtaattttatttttgtaaagaaGTACACATATTTTTCAATAGAAATTGAAGACACCATGGATCAACTATGCTCAGACCTTGTCTTGCAGTCCTCTTTCTTTCAGTATGTGATTGAATATACCCTCTGCCATGGTTGACCTGCATATGTTACCTGTAATAACAAGTCACTCTGGTTGGTTAATTATCTTACCACTGTAATGACAAAATCGAAATGTACTAGATAGTAACCCTGAACATCCATTAAGAACATCAACCACAAATTATGCAACATCTATCGTAGTCAGCTGTTGACCAGTGGTTTATTTCTGACTAAATACGCATGCATTTTCAATATAAACACAGCTTCAACTTCGCGTGTGAagaacaaacaagcaaacaatcCCCTAACAATGAACAATCTGACAAAGTGAGGTCATGGTACGGATTCGAACCTAATTCGAACATAAAAGTTACGAACACACTTCAATAGTCAAACCCAGGCATAGTACACGTGCTGTACAAAATCAAAGGGTTTTGTCAACAGAATTGGTAGTTTGCTGATAGTTTCATGGTTGAAATGCTTCTGAAGACTATCCCTCGGGAAGAGAGTATACCAAAACAGACTGGAAGAACTAACCAAGACAGACAAATAAGGCGGTCTGCTTGTTCTCCATCGTGTCAGCCTAGCAGGTGCGTCTATGTCACTCTGACATAGTTCTCTCCCCTTCTCAAACTTGGACTGTGTGCAGTTTACACATCCGCTTAACAAACATATTTCCATAGTTAATCAAGATTTGTCAAGGCTTAGTCAACAGTtgaagtgtaaatatttatggcAAAGTTGAATTACAATACAAATCCCTTGTAAGTGGGTTTATTAAAACAACAGTCTTGTCATTACATTACAAGTAAGCAAACGTCAATTTTGCCTCAGCGGAGGAATAACAGTCGTCTGGTCAAAGGTCAACTGCTTACGTGCCGGCCTTTAAAGAAATTGATAGTTTGAGGTGTAAGGAATGTAGCGATCGGTTAAACTTGTTGGAAAGTGAATATCGTTGTTGGTGTTGTGGCGTTACACAGGCGGAGTCACTAGCATCTGAAGTCATCAACGATCAGTGGCAGAAACGTGGTGTTTTGTGTAAATACCAGCGGTTGTCCTGGCCGACTGCACAGCTAGCTTGCCAGACGAAAGACAGCTGcgtgaaacaacaacatggatGCTAAACACTGACGATCACAGTCAACTTCTGGAGGCTTCACAAAAGTTTGGGGACTTGGGACTCTCCCATGTCATCTGAAACTGGAGGCCGTTTTTGCGACGCAGCAGTGTACTTAGAGATCAAGTAAATGACAGAAAGACAAAGTAACTAAGAGGAAAATCGATTCATTAACAAATTTTGTACCTTTTTCgatttttgtttacattgaagTTTAGTGAAATTGCTACGCCGGCACAATATTGTGGACTTTCTGTAGTATTTGCTCCAGACTATTATCAATTTTAAAACAGTTACCTGCGCCCAAATTGCCTTCTTCAACTCGTTGGGAAAATACTAGGAGAAGTATTCAGGTCAGAAATCGAACATCGATTGATTTACTTGGAGTGTGTGTCATGTTCAACATGTTAAGTGCTGTATAGATTGAGATATTGCAAACAAATGAACCCATGATGGCAGCAAGGAATCCAAACACAAGTCACGGCAGACCCGTGCCTGCCCCCAGAGTTCGACCTGGGTCAGGAAAACCTATCCCCCCACAAAAACCAGGACCAAATGTGGCCGCAGTTTTAACTGGTCAGTTACAGGGTGCCATAGGCCCAAACCAACAACACATGTCAGACATGAAGGCAAAGACAGTTCTGAAAGAAGCTGTAGATGCAGTGGTGAACAGTTTTGCAAAGCATACGCATGGCTATGGCAGAGGTAATGTATGTTTTATGCTTGAAAAGTGCTGATGAAGGTTTATACAGAACTGTATTACTAATATTGTATCATACATATTGAAAATGACATAGTCTTCAGGCAAGTGTTCTTTGTGCACTATGACTGGTCATTGTGTAATTTTATAGTTGTGGGAAGTTGCtgattcatttatgtatttaaaagcAGATACTCATATATTCAGAGCTAATGAGAAAACAGTACTGCCAATGTAGTACCCTCCCACctgcttgcacatgtacatgtaggtttgacatgtacatgtagattaagggTGTTCTATTTGTAATATTGGTGATAAGAAGTTAGGAACCTGGGTTTCTTGGTTTGAGGGTTATAGGGCATTGTGTCACCCCTTGCAATGGCACATTAATTGTATTCGCTGTGATGTTCACAGTGGGCACTTCACACTCCTGGGGAGAATTTAACAATGATAGgataaacattgttaagtacatgtacatacatgaatgacACCTGGTGGCCATACTGAACAAGTACATTTACAGGGAGTTATTTCCTTCTGCTCCATGAAAGAAAGGCCTGGTTTAAACTGTGACAAGACATTTAATGGTTATTATTACACACATGTCTATGTGCAGCTAATGAATGCATTGGAAGTGTTTAGAAGTAAGCTGCAGGTATTAAAAGAACAACATGAAAAGTAATAAATGTACCAGGGACAATTTGGCATTTGGCATCCATGCAGATTGTTGAAATTTAATCAGAGTTTGAAATTGCATGCTGTAATAGTCACATGCACGTGTAGGCTTTATGTGCAAAAGTGTGATATGTTTTCTCAACAGTCAATATGAGGCTTttcttaaaacagaaaatagagTGTATTAATTTCAGTGTTTGCTCTTTAGATCAAGAATAATAGATGACTAAATACACCTAAACtgaatttcatgtaaatgatagTCAAGACATTTTATTAAGGAGAAAAATGTTCACAagatttaaattcttcagtcaCATGGAACATGGAGCTAAACGATGAAATGTTGATTATTGCCTATTCCCAAAGTTCAGAGTACTGCAGGACACTGAAACTATCGTATTTGAAGGTTAAACTTTGATTACTTTTTCAGAAAGAATGTCTGACCTAAAAACTATACTCTTCATGTTAGGTGTCAAGACCAGTCTCACCTCTAGTACTGTTACTGTAGTCAACTGACAAAAGAGtatgctgatgattggctcagagcagctatgacaacacttcaaaactatgaatattcaaaatttgttctggaaagttaaaaatgaataacagatatatacatgtgatcaACATCTTCCGGACAATATTCAAGGTACCTTAACATGGGACCTCCACAATGTGGTCAGCTTGTCGAGAAGGAAtcaaattttaatgttcat encodes the following:
- the LOC135466420 gene encoding low molecular weight phosphotyrosine protein phosphatase-like isoform X2, with the translated sequence MAEGIFNHILKERGLQDKWLVDSAATSTYQIGNPPDDRAIAVMKKHGLSMDHTARQITAEDFTKFKYIFGMDKENIQDLKRVKPKGSPSEILLLGKYDPRGKSDIIEDPYFESGMKPFETVYEQCTSKL
- the LOC135466420 gene encoding low molecular weight phosphotyrosine protein phosphatase-like isoform X1, whose amino-acid sequence is MENKQTALFVCLGNICRSTMAEGIFNHILKERGLQDKWLVDSAATSTYQIGNPPDDRAIAVMKKHGLSMDHTARQITAEDFTKFKYIFGMDKENIQDLKRVKPKGSPSEILLLGKYDPRGKSDIIEDPYFESGMKPFETVYEQCTSKL